AGTCAGCTTGACACATCCCTCATCGACCTCGAACCGCTTGTGATAAACCTTGCACTCGCGGGTGACGATATCGAGAAAGCGGCAGGGGATATCCGTCGGCCGGATGGTGCCGTCTTCTTCCACCCACTTCTCGAAGCAGCATAGACCGCAGCGCTTGCAGAGGTTTTCCCATTCTTCAAGGGAAAGCTGTTTCGGCGATGCCCCCGATTTTTTTCGCCTCATTTGTTCAGGTGGCCCATCAGCCCGCGTACCGCCGCCGGAATATCGGCCGGCAAGAGGACGATCTTGGCGTTGGGGGCGCTGGAGATGTTTTTTACCGCGTCGATATATTTTTCGCCGAGCAGGTACATGACCGGCAGCTCATTCGCCTGAATCGCTTCCGTCACCTTGGTGATCGCCCGCTGGCTCGCCTCGGCCAGCACCACCTGGGCCTGGGCGTCACGCCTGGAGGCTTCGAGGCGGCCGTCGGCCTGGAGGATGGCGGCGGATTTTTCCCCTTCGGCGCGGGTGACGGTGGCGCGCCGACCCCGCTCGGCGGCGGCCTGTTCTTCCATCGCCTTCTGCATGGTCGGGGAGGGGTTGATATCCTGAATCTCCACGGTCTTCAAGGTGATCCCCCAATCGGCGATGTCGTCGGAGATGGCTTCCTTGAGTTTGGCTTTGATCATGTCCCGGGAGGAAAGGGCGTCATCGAGGTCCATTTCGCCGACGATGGAGCGCAGCGAGGTCTGAACCAGGGTGCGGATGGCGATGCGGTAATCCTCGATGCCGTAGACCGCCTTTTCCGGCGAAACGATATTGATGTAGGCGACGGCGTTGGCGACGATCACCGCGTTGTCCTTGGTGATGACTTCCTGGGAGGGGATGTCGAGGACGATGTCCTTGGTCGTGACCTTGTGGGCGACCATGTCGATGTAGGGGATGATGATGTTCAGGCCCGGACCCAAGGTGCTGTGATATTTGCCAAGCCGCTGGACCACATGCTTGTAGCCCTGAGGAACGATGCGCACGCCGAGCGAGATGGTAACGGCCACCAGTACCAGAAAAACAACGACAACGACCAATCCTTCCATGCTTTCGATCTCCTTGTGGGGGCAGGAACGAGGAACCAGGAACGAGGAACCAGGAACGAGGAACCAGGAACGAGGAACCAGGAACGAGGAACCAGGAACGAGGATCTACCATTAAGATTTGAAAAAAAGATGTTGCAGTCTCAACGAGAGCCTGCCGTCATTCCTTTATCCTTTATCCTTTATCCTTCACTTCAGCCTTCAGCCTTCAGCCTTTTTAGCCTCGCCTCTCAACTATCAACGTATTCCCCGAAACGTCCTTGACGAAGACCCGATCGCCGATGGCGACCGGTTGTTCGCAGATGAAGGACCATTCGTCGGAACCGAGCAGGGGTTTGGCGAAACGGACCGTGCCCCGTCGTCCTTCTTCCGGGGGGTAGATGACCTGGCCGCTTTCGCCGACAATGGCTTCGCGGGAGAGGCCGGCTTTGGTGCGGTCGGTCATGCGCGGTTTGAAAAAACGGAACCAGAGGAAAGTGAAGAGGCAGGAGGCGATGGCCCAGATGAAAATCTGCCAGCTCAAGGCCATCTCGCCAAGGAGCAGGACCAGCCCACCAACGAGCAGGGCGCCGAGGCCGAACCAGAAGATGGTGAAGCTGGGGATGAAGAGCTCGGCCAGGATCAGCAGCAATCCCAGGGTCAGCCAGTGCCAGTAGAGCATCGTATCATCCCTCCTTGTTATGAAAATGAACCCCTGCCGCAGCGGCGGCGGTTTGGGCGCGACGGGCGTGGTTGACGACCGCCCGGGTCTTGTGCGATGCTGACCGCCCTCATCAAAATGACTAATCTTTCCGATTCTGTCAAGGCGGCCGTCGATGCGCTTAATCCAACCTCTGCAGTTCGAAGAGCCGGGCGACTGCCCCTATCTTCCCGGGCGGAAAAAACGCTACGAATTTTTTCTCGCCGGCCAACTCGACGGGGTCGAACTTTCCCGTTATCTGGCCGAGGGTTGGCGCAAGTTCGGTCTCTATTATTTTCGTCCCGCCTGCCCCGATTGCCGCGCCTGTACCCCGTTGAGGATCCCCGTCGCGGAATTCACTCCCACCCGGGAACAGCGCCGAGTCTTGAAAAAAGCCGCGTCCCTCGGCGTGAACTTCGGGCCCCTGCGGTTGTCGGATCGCGCCTACGCCATCTATCGGGAGCATGCCCGAGAGCGTTTTGGACTGGAGGCTAATCCCGAGGAGTTCCTGCTCAATTTCTATCTCCCTTCCTGTCCCGCCATGCAGTCGGAGATCGTCGTGGAGGAAGAGACGGCCGGAATCGGTTTTCTCGACATCGGCGCCGACTGCCTGAGCAGCGTCTATTTCGCTTTCGATCCCGCCTATGCCCCGTTCAATCCGGGCACCTTCAGCATTCTCAAAGAGATCGAGCAGGCCCGGGCGATGGGACTGAGCTGGTACTACCTCGGCTATTTTGTTCCCGGCTGCCGTTCCCTGGCCTACAAGGACCGCTTCCACCCCCGCCAACACCGGGACTGGCGCACGGGGGAGTGGCGCACGGTCGACGCGTCTCCCCATCCCTGATTCATTTTCTTCAATTCATCCCGATCTTACCAGGCCGCCATCCGTTTGCGCTGGACTACGGCGAAGCGCGCAAAGACCCGTTCCGATTCGTAGGACATGCCGACGCTTACCATGTCGAAGATACCGCCGAAACGTATGTCGCCGCCGGCCAGGGCCATGCGATGTCCGTCCCGTTGCAGCATGTAGCCGTCGAAGTGGGTCCAGATCGGCTGTTGCCCCCAGCCTTGCGCCTCACCCACCCGCAGGTGCAGATCGGGGGGGATGCAGACCAGCCGGAAGTTGGTCGGTGAGAGGCCGAGCCTTTCGATGATGGTGACCCCATGGGCGCTCAGGGCTTGCTCGATGGCCAGCCGGCTGAGTTGGGTGCGGCGGGGCAGGCCCAGGGCTTCGAGCAAGGGCGTTGTCGGCGGTGCCTGTCCCGGCTGCGGGTCGGGAAAGTTCTCGGCGAGAAAATCCTCCGCCGCCAGATTGGGCAGATAACGGCTGCCGCCGGAGCTGATGAAGGGGTGGATCATGAACATGCGGATCCGTTCCTTCATCGCTTCGGGGGTGTCGGCGGGAAAGGCGGCCTGCCCGACCCGTTGCGTCTCCCCCGAGGGTCCTATCTCCCCGCCGATGGCGGGATGCCAGGCCAGTCGGCAGAGATGGCCGTAGCGGTCGCGCCAGGAGTCGGCGTGCATCGGCACCAGACCGAGCGCGGCGGCCGCTGCGAGGGTTTCACCGGGGAAGTCCAGGGAAAAATCTTCGACCTTTTGGCTGGGCGACTCTCCGCCGAGTGCTTCCGACGGACCGGCGGTCTCTTCGCCCAGTTCGGCGAGCTGCTCCGAGAGTATCCGCAAACGCTGGAAATCCCCCCGGTTGAAGGCGTCGAGGGCTTCGTGCTGCAACTGGACGCCGGCCAAATGTCCGCTTTCCGGCTGCGCTTCGTCGTCATCGGACAAGGGCAGGGCGTCGAAGGCGGCGAGCCGGGCCTGATAAAAGCCCTGCCATTCCGGATCTTCTTCGAGCAGCAGACGCAGTCCGTTGAGGGTTTTTTCTTGAAGATCTCCCAGGCCGGTGCCGGTGACGCCGGCAAAGCCCTGCAACCCCGGGGAGAAGGGATCGACGGGGACGAGCGGGTTGTCGTAAAGCATCTGCCCCAGCTCAATCAACGAACGCCGACTGTCGACCTTTTGCCGCAGGGCCTCCAAGCGGCCGCTCAATTGCTGGGTCAGATCCCAGTCCGCTTTTTCCATGGCTTCGCGGATCTGTTCCGGCAACCGGGCGGCGCCGGCCCGCTCTTTCTCCAGGGCGCGGTAGTCGGCAAGAGAGAGCAGAGGGGTCAACAGTTGGCGGGCCCGTTCGAGATAAAGATCCCAGTAGACGGTGTCGGCTTTGGCGGTGGTCAACAGCCGGCGAATGAGGGCCGGTGCCTGGTCCCGATCTGGTGCTTTGTTGTGGCTGTTCATCGATTAGCTCCGGTGGGTCAAGGGTTTACGGGTCTTCCCTCAGCTAAATTCTGAAATGCGGTCAGTTGCTCCGGCTCGCCCATGACCCCGACCAGGTCGCTGGCGGCGAACTGGAAGTCAGGCGGGGGATTGGTCTGCATTTCCCCCCGGCGCAAGACGCCGACAATGGAGGCGCCGGTGTGGCTGCGAACGCGCAATTCGCCGATGTTTTTCCCGAGCAGAGGGCTTTCGCCGCTGAGGGCGACCCAGGAAAGTTCGAGCAGGCGGGTGGCATCCTGCAATTGGGTGATCGCCTGATAGCCCAGTTCTCCTTCGTAGAGGGGGGAGTAGAGTTCCCGCCGAACGGCGTCGGTGTACCACTGGATTTTGTTGACCGGCATGTTCAGGTAGAGCATGGCCTGGCGGGTGAATTCGAGGCTGGCTTCGAATTCCGGCAGAACAACCTGATAGACCCCCTCTTCGTGCAGCAGTTGCATTTCTTCGATGCTGGAGGCGCGGGCGATGACGCGCAGGTCCGGGTTCAGCGTATGCACCTGAGAGGCGACCGCCGAAGCGGTTACCGCCACCGGGGTGGTGATGAGCAGCAGCTTGGCCCGGTTGATTTCCGCCGCCTCCAGTACCACCGAATGGGTGGCGTCGCCGAAAACGGTGGGAAAGCCGTCATCTTTGGCTTGTTCAACACGCCAATGGTTGATTTCGATGATCACGAAGGGGACATCCAGACGTTGCAGAACGTTGGCGAGGTAGCGTCCGACCCGGCCGCCGCCGGCCAGCACCACATGGTCACGCAGGCCCTGGTCGGGAATATTCATCGTTTCCAGAGGCTCATGCTTGAAGCGGTTCTTGCGCAGGGCGTAGAGCGGGGCGGTAAGAGACGAGAGCAGGGGGGTCAGGAGCATGGTGACGACCGCGACCGTCAAGGTCAGGGAGTAGAGTTCCTGGGAAATGGAGTCGGTGGCGACCCCGACCCGCGCGAGGACGAAGGAGAACTCCCCGACCTGGAAGAGACCGAGGCCGGCAGCCAGGGGGACGACGTTGACATAGCCGAAGGCGCGGGTGATGGTGGCGAAGATCGTCGCCTTGGCGACAATTACCAGGGCGACGATGGCGAGCACCTGGCCGAAGTGGGAGAGGAGAAAGGCGGGATCAAGCAACATCCCCACCGAGGTAAAGAAGAGCAGTCCAAAGATATCGCGCAGGGGGATGATGTCGCTCAGGGCCTGATGGCCGTAGTCCGATTCGCTCAGGATCATGCCGGCGACGAAGGCCCCGAAGGCGAAGGACAGGCCGAAGAGGAAGGTGCCATAGCCGATACCCAGCCCCATGGCGGTGATTGCCAGGGTAAAAAGTTCTCGGGAGTTCCAACCGGCGACCCGTTTCATCACCCAAGGAATCAGGCGGGTGCCGACGACAACCATCAGCACCAGAAAGATCGTCGCCTTGACCGCGGCGACCCCGAGAATCGGCAGGCCCGCCGCCGGGTTCTTCAGCTGCGGCAGCACGATCATCATTGGTACGATGGCCAAGTCCTGGACGATGAGCATGCCGATCATCACCCGGCTCGACAGGGTCCCGAGAATCCCCTGGTTCATCAGGGTCTTGAGCACGACCATGGTGCTCGACAGGGAAATCAGTCCGCCGAACCAGAGGGCCGCATCCCGCTCCCAACCGAAAAAGCGGCCGATGGCATAGCCGAAGGCCATCGTCAGCAGAATCTGGATCGGCGTGCCGATCAGCGCGACCTTGCGCACCGGCTGCAATTCTTTCAGGGAAAATTCCAGGCCGAGGGCAAAGAGGAGCAACGCCACGCCGATTTCGGCAAGCAGTTCGATGTCGTGGGAATCGGAGATGGAGATGCCACCCGTATGCGGACCGACCAGCACGCCGGCCAGGATGTAGCCGAGAATCAGCGGCTGTTTGAGCCGTTGGGCGATCAGCCCGCCGACCAAGGCAGCGACGACAATGACGACAATATCCGCAGCAATACCCATAAGTTCAAAGGATCTCTAGAAAAAGGAAAGGTTCAGGGCGAAGAACGGTTTGACGACAAATAACTCAATGATCCTAACATTTTTTCATCTTGGGTGCACCTCGGGATTTGCTTTCTTTCCCATTGTGAACGGCTGCGGCCGCCATTTTGGGTGTCCTTATAACCGTAGGGCAAGGGTGAGGAAGAGAGGATTAATTTGTCGAAATCGGGTATGATTTGAAACTATAACGAACTCCAGTTGGAGGATCTATGGATATTCACCACCGACCAATCACCGAACGTATCGTCTGGCTGCATGACCTGGCGCGACGGCATACGGCTGAATTTCGCAGCCCCGAGGCCTGCCTGGCGCGGGAGCGCTACCGGGCCTTGCATCCCACGGCGGTGATGGTTCTCAAATGCATGGACGGCCGCATCAATATTCCCGTCGCCACCCACACCCCGCCCGGGCTGATCCAGCCGTTCCGCAATCTTGGCGGCATGTTCGACCTCGGCTGGCCCCATTTGGGTGAAGTGCTGGCCGCCGATGTCCTGCGTATGGTGCAAGCCGGGCGCCGGGTGCTGATTCTCATCACCTATCATTTTTCCCGGGGGGATGTGCACCGGGGGTGCGCCGGCTTCGGTTATGACCAGGCAGCGGCCCTGGCCCATTGCCGGGACATCCGGCGGCAGGCCGAGCATATTTTCGGGAGCGGACACGACACCGTTTATCCCCTGATCTGTGGCTTCGAGACGGACGAGGACGCCCTGCTGATTCACGGCCGGGACGGCGAAATTCTCGACCTCGCGGAGTTTGCCCCGGAGCGGGAAGCGGAACTGCCGCCGCGTCTGAGCCAGCTTTTTCCGGATATGGCCGAACAGATGCAGGTCGATCTGGCCCGTTTGCTCAAGGGAAATCTGCGCTGGATCGCCCAGGTGCGTCAAACTCCCCGCGCTCTCGATATCGAGCATCGGGAGTGGATGATCTGCCTGGGGCGCGGCTTCGACTTTCTGCACACCCCCAATCTGGCGCTGATCATCGGGCCTTACAGCCCCGACTTGGCCGATCCGATCCGCAAGGCCGCCGGGATCATCGAAAACAACATGCGCGCTGGACGGATCCCCGACGACGGTTTTCTCCTTTACGCCTCGGTCCCCTTTGATGAAATCGGCATGGATCGGGCGCGGGCCGAGCTCAAATCACGCTTTCTCGCCGATTTCGCCGCTGGGGTAATTAGCGCCGAATTCCCCGACCTGGCCGCACGGATGCACCGGCAAGTGGCGGTTCTTTCCTGGCATTCCCGGGAGTTGGAAGTGTTGGCGGCGACCTGACCGGAGCATCTTCAACTTGGCGGGCTATGCACCTTGACAGACAATATGGTTATTTATATATTCAATAAAATTTTTTTTGGAGGATGTCATGTTTAAAAAAATCTCTTCGGTTCTTTTACTGCTTTTTCTCCTCGGCTGCTCCGAAGGGGAGAAAGTGCCCGCTACCGCTGCCCTTTCGAGTCCTGGCGGCACTCCCCAGCTCCTTTTTTTCCTTGATCCCAACGGCGGACCCTGCATGATGCAGGGGCGTATTCTGGCGAGTATGGAAGAGGATTTACGCGGTCAAGCCAGCATTCGTGAGATTCGCACGACGATTCCCGAGGATCGCCCGCTCTTCGGGCAATTCGGTATTCGCGGCCTGCCTTCGCTGATTCTCGTCGACGGCGGCGGCAAGGAGATCCGTCGCCTGCCGCCGGGGGTCAAGAGTGCCGAGGAAATCCGCTTTTTGCTTAAAGAACTGAAGTAGGGAGATTGCTCATGCCTGTACTTGACTTGTCCCTAGCTTCCGTCTCGCTGGCGGTGGTGGCCGGACTGGCCAGTGTCGCTTCCCCCTGTGTGCTGCCGGTCGTCCCCATTCTGGTGGCCGGCACCGCCGAGGACCATCGCCATCGTCCGCTACTCATCGTTCTCGGCCTGAGCGCCGGCTTCATGGCCATGGGCGCGTTGACCGCCTTATTCGGCGGCGCCATGGCGTCGGTCATGCCCCTCTTCGAGAAGATCTCCGGCATTGTGATCATCCTCTTCGGGGTGCTTCTCCTCTTTGGCGTGAACCTGTTCAAAAATATTCACATCTTCAACCGGATTCAGTCGGGCAGCCGCGGACGCTGGTCGGGACTGGTTCTCGGCCTGACCTTGGGGCTGGTCTGGATTCCCTGTGTCGGCCCGATGCTTTCCGGTGTCTTGACACTGGTGGCGACTCAGGGTCAAATAGTCACGGGGCTGGTGCTGCTCGGCTTCTATTCCCTGGGCTTTGCTATTCCCATGCTGCTGGCCGGTTACGCCTCGCAGACCGTGCGCCAGAAGATGCGCCTGGTCAATGCCTATCCTCTGGCGGTGCGCATCGTCAGCGGTCTGGTGCTGGTGGCTTTCGGTATCGCCATTCTCAACTCCGGCATGCTGGTGATCGGCATGTCATCCTGATTCAACCCGCAAACCGGCACAAGGGGGTATTATGGGGCGCTTTCGACTTGTTCGGCTGTTGTTGACGGCCGTTTGCGTTTCTTTGCTGGGATTTTCGCTTCCGGCCACGGGGGCGACCCTCGACCCTCGACTCCAATCGCTGATCAATGCCCCGGCGCCGGATGGGGAGATTCCCGTCATCGTCACCTTCCGGGGCGGGGTCGAACCCATGTCCCTGCGCGACGAAGCAGGAAAGCGGCAGCCGCGACTGGCGAGCCTGCTCAAGGAGCGGGCCGCCTCTTCGCAAAAGGCGGCTCGGGATTTCCTGCGTTCGCGAAATATCCGCGACATCAAGAATCTCAACATCATCAACGGCCTGGCCTTCACCGCCGGTGTCGACACCCTGCGTGAGCTGTCCGCCCGGGCCGACGTCGTCGTCATGAGCTACGACGAGGTGATCTATCCCCCGGAAATCGTCCCCGCTCTCACCGCCGGTCCAGCCGAATCGAACATCTCCCTGATCAAGGCTCCCGAACTCTGGAGCCTGGGTTATGCCGGTCAGGGGATTGTCGTCGCCACCATGGACACCGGCGTCGATGCCACCCATCCCGACCTTGGCTCCCGCTGGCGGGGAGGAAACAACAGCTGGTTCGATCCCAACGAAGAGCATCCCACGCCCATCGATACGGACGAACAAGGCCATGGCACCAGTGTGATGGGGGTGATTCTCGGCGGCAACGCCGACGGTGCCTATATCGGCGTGGCGCCGGAAGCCCGCTGGATCGCTGTCAAGATTTTCAACGACGCCGGCGAAGCGCCGACTTCTTCCATTTTGGATGGCTTCAATTGGCTGCTCGATCCCGACGGCGACCCGGCCACCGACGACGCGCCGCACGTGGTCAATAATTCCTGGGGCTTCGAGGAGGCTCCTAACATTTGCGACGAGTCGGTAACGTTTCTGCGCCAGTCGGTAGCGATGCTCAAGACGGCGGGCATCGCTGTGCTCTTCCCCGCCGGCAACCTTGAGTCTGATTCTCTTAGTGAAGAGGCCCCCTTTTACAGCAGCATCGCTCCCGCCAGTTATCCTGAATCCTTCGCTGTCGGTTCGGTCTGGACCATAACTTCGCCGACGATCATTTCCAATTTCAGCCTACGCGGCCCTTCGGCTTGCGACGGGACGATCTATCCTGAGATGGTCGCGCCGGGTGAGGCTATCAAGACGACGGGTCTGACTGCCGCAGCACCCTACCAGTACGTTACGGGAACCTCCATTGCCGTTCCCCATGCGGCGGGGGCCATGGCGTTACTCCTGAGCGCTTTTCCCGATACCCGGATCGACGAGCTGGAAGCGGCCTTGAAAAGTTCGGCGACCGACTTGGGGCCGGTGGGCGCCGACAACAGCTACGGCTATGGGTTGTTGAATGTGCGCAGCGCCTACGATCTGCTGAACGTCAACACCCCCCCGCCGGCGCCACAACCCCTGTTTCCGGCCGACGGCGCCGACGGCGTCGTCCTCCCGGTTACCCTGAGCTGGGATATCCTGCCCGATGCCGACGGGGATGCGGTCACCAGCGAAGTGCGCATCTCCACCTATGCCG
This genomic stretch from Desulfuromonas acetexigens harbors:
- a CDS encoding YkgJ family cysteine cluster protein; this translates as MRRKKSGASPKQLSLEEWENLCKRCGLCCFEKWVEEDGTIRPTDIPCRFLDIVTRECKVYHKRFEVDEGCVKLTPDVVETVQWLPPDCAYVKRIHGHR
- a CDS encoding SPFH domain-containing protein — protein: MEGLVVVVVFLVLVAVTISLGVRIVPQGYKHVVQRLGKYHSTLGPGLNIIIPYIDMVAHKVTTKDIVLDIPSQEVITKDNAVIVANAVAYINIVSPEKAVYGIEDYRIAIRTLVQTSLRSIVGEMDLDDALSSRDMIKAKLKEAISDDIADWGITLKTVEIQDINPSPTMQKAMEEQAAAERGRRATVTRAEGEKSAAILQADGRLEASRRDAQAQVVLAEASQRAITKVTEAIQANELPVMYLLGEKYIDAVKNISSAPNAKIVLLPADIPAAVRGLMGHLNK
- a CDS encoding NfeD family protein; this encodes MLYWHWLTLGLLLILAELFIPSFTIFWFGLGALLVGGLVLLLGEMALSWQIFIWAIASCLFTFLWFRFFKPRMTDRTKAGLSREAIVGESGQVIYPPEEGRRGTVRFAKPLLGSDEWSFICEQPVAIGDRVFVKDVSGNTLIVERRG
- a CDS encoding arginyltransferase, with the translated sequence MRLIQPLQFEEPGDCPYLPGRKKRYEFFLAGQLDGVELSRYLAEGWRKFGLYYFRPACPDCRACTPLRIPVAEFTPTREQRRVLKKAASLGVNFGPLRLSDRAYAIYREHARERFGLEANPEEFLLNFYLPSCPAMQSEIVVEEETAGIGFLDIGADCLSSVYFAFDPAYAPFNPGTFSILKEIEQARAMGLSWYYLGYFVPGCRSLAYKDRFHPRQHRDWRTGEWRTVDASPHP
- a CDS encoding cation:proton antiporter produces the protein MGIAADIVVIVVAALVGGLIAQRLKQPLILGYILAGVLVGPHTGGISISDSHDIELLAEIGVALLLFALGLEFSLKELQPVRKVALIGTPIQILLTMAFGYAIGRFFGWERDAALWFGGLISLSSTMVVLKTLMNQGILGTLSSRVMIGMLIVQDLAIVPMMIVLPQLKNPAAGLPILGVAAVKATIFLVLMVVVGTRLIPWVMKRVAGWNSRELFTLAITAMGLGIGYGTFLFGLSFAFGAFVAGMILSESDYGHQALSDIIPLRDIFGLLFFTSVGMLLDPAFLLSHFGQVLAIVALVIVAKATIFATITRAFGYVNVVPLAAGLGLFQVGEFSFVLARVGVATDSISQELYSLTLTVAVVTMLLTPLLSSLTAPLYALRKNRFKHEPLETMNIPDQGLRDHVVLAGGGRVGRYLANVLQRLDVPFVIIEINHWRVEQAKDDGFPTVFGDATHSVVLEAAEINRAKLLLITTPVAVTASAVASQVHTLNPDLRVIARASSIEEMQLLHEEGVYQVVLPEFEASLEFTRQAMLYLNMPVNKIQWYTDAVRRELYSPLYEGELGYQAITQLQDATRLLELSWVALSGESPLLGKNIGELRVRSHTGASIVGVLRRGEMQTNPPPDFQFAASDLVGVMGEPEQLTAFQNLAEGRPVNP
- a CDS encoding carboxysome shell carbonic anhydrase domain-containg protein, with the translated sequence MDIHHRPITERIVWLHDLARRHTAEFRSPEACLARERYRALHPTAVMVLKCMDGRINIPVATHTPPGLIQPFRNLGGMFDLGWPHLGEVLAADVLRMVQAGRRVLILITYHFSRGDVHRGCAGFGYDQAAALAHCRDIRRQAEHIFGSGHDTVYPLICGFETDEDALLIHGRDGEILDLAEFAPEREAELPPRLSQLFPDMAEQMQVDLARLLKGNLRWIAQVRQTPRALDIEHREWMICLGRGFDFLHTPNLALIIGPYSPDLADPIRKAAGIIENNMRAGRIPDDGFLLYASVPFDEIGMDRARAELKSRFLADFAAGVISAEFPDLAARMHRQVAVLSWHSRELEVLAAT
- a CDS encoding thioredoxin family protein, translating into MFKKISSVLLLLFLLGCSEGEKVPATAALSSPGGTPQLLFFLDPNGGPCMMQGRILASMEEDLRGQASIREIRTTIPEDRPLFGQFGIRGLPSLILVDGGGKEIRRLPPGVKSAEEIRFLLKELK
- a CDS encoding cytochrome c biogenesis CcdA family protein, producing MPVLDLSLASVSLAVVAGLASVASPCVLPVVPILVAGTAEDHRHRPLLIVLGLSAGFMAMGALTALFGGAMASVMPLFEKISGIVIILFGVLLLFGVNLFKNIHIFNRIQSGSRGRWSGLVLGLTLGLVWIPCVGPMLSGVLTLVATQGQIVTGLVLLGFYSLGFAIPMLLAGYASQTVRQKMRLVNAYPLAVRIVSGLVLVAFGIAILNSGMLVIGMSS
- a CDS encoding S8 family serine peptidase — protein: MGRFRLVRLLLTAVCVSLLGFSLPATGATLDPRLQSLINAPAPDGEIPVIVTFRGGVEPMSLRDEAGKRQPRLASLLKERAASSQKAARDFLRSRNIRDIKNLNIINGLAFTAGVDTLRELSARADVVVMSYDEVIYPPEIVPALTAGPAESNISLIKAPELWSLGYAGQGIVVATMDTGVDATHPDLGSRWRGGNNSWFDPNEEHPTPIDTDEQGHGTSVMGVILGGNADGAYIGVAPEARWIAVKIFNDAGEAPTSSILDGFNWLLDPDGDPATDDAPHVVNNSWGFEEAPNICDESVTFLRQSVAMLKTAGIAVLFPAGNLESDSLSEEAPFYSSIAPASYPESFAVGSVWTITSPTIISNFSLRGPSACDGTIYPEMVAPGEAIKTTGLTAAAPYQYVTGTSIAVPHAAGAMALLLSAFPDTRIDELEAALKSSATDLGPVGADNSYGYGLLNVRSAYDLLNVNTPPPAPQPLFPADGADGVVLPVTLSWDILPDADGDAVTSEVRISTYADFRDSTPITVAFSGMPASGMLFAGAGGIFIPLFFAARRRNSRRWLGAALLAFALLLLLSCGGGGGGGGSAPAPAPAPPETERSLSLSGLTPQTTYYWQVTAVDERGERTEGPVRSFTTAP